The proteins below are encoded in one region of Colletotrichum lupini chromosome 5, complete sequence:
- a CDS encoding TPR domain-containing protein, producing the protein MAWGFARSQGRPERPQQLYEQAHLGMLQTNNASSPPPPPPPPPPSASQLLRAISFRSLLTSLTPRGIKRMFRESPEELVLALAILAGLAGVSIYIVKLYFDYFMARQFTKYPKPIAKSLRRALYYTNISPDPNLARKYYKQALEQCNELQLDPFSDDVLGIRIQTAAWLEKIGNYQGAITVLDSVLRDCLKWVEWMENSVADGTVEKSGKPPAAKPLLENQRLAVPENGEEKVIENLWHKRTRLLAKAVGTSTKLGALYSDEHVLEPENSLARLTWAVETALAESKRRHKEGVKKDEGSWMSPEEIGGAMESLAQHYETKSQFHLAVPLLFQALRLCASPCHRVTIMNNLAAAFAQHPLQTPLDAIPNAPATSDAIVSPDMPTDRAGLLEAAKNWASNAYSHSKDVKGEDRTEECDEACAVALTNMGDIAALLGKKEDARKRFQ; encoded by the exons ATGGCCTGGGGCTTCGCCAGATCGCAAGGTCGCCCGGAACGTCCACAGCAGCTTTACGAGCAAGCACACCTCGGAATGCTTCAAAC GAACAATGCCTcttctccgccgccgccgccgccaccgccaCCACCTTCCGCAAGTCAGCTTTTGAGGGCGATATCCTTTCGCTCGCTGTTAACTTCCCTGACGCCGAGGGGCATCAAGAGGATGTTTAGAGAAAGTCCAGAGGAGCTCGTACTAGCACTAGCAAT TCTTGCTGGCTTGGCAGGTGTTTCCATCTACATCGTCAAGTTGTACTTCGACTACTTCATGGCCCGTCAGTTCACCAAGTATCCCAAGCCCATCGCCAAATCCCTCCGCCGAGCCCTCTACTACACAAACATCAGCCCCGATCCGAATCTCGCGAGGAAATACTACAAACAAGCACTGGAACAATGCAATGAACTCCAGCTAGACCCGTTCTCAGATGATGTTTTGGGCATTAGGATCCAGACCGCGGCATGGCTCGAAAAGATCGGAAACTACCAAGGAGCCATTACTGTGTTGGATTCTGTGCTCAGAGACTGCCTCAAGTGGGTGGAATGGATGGAGAACTCCGTTGCAGATGGAACAGTAGAAAAGTCAGGAAAGCCGCCTGCCGCGAAGCCTCTGTTGGAAAATCAACGACTCGCAGTTCCGGAGAATGGCGAGGAGAAGGTTATCGAAAACCTGTGGCATAAGCGCACCCGCCTTCTGGCCAAAGCCGTCGGAACTAGCACTAAGCTTGGTGCCCTTTACTCGGACGAGCATGTTTTGGAGCCAGAAAACTCCCTGGCCCGACTAACGTGGGCCGTCGAAACGGCACTGGCAGAGTCAAAACGACGCCACAAGGAAGGTGTCAAGAAGGATGAAGGTTCTTGGATGAGCCCAGAAGAAATTGGCGGTGCCATGGAGT CCCTCGCCCAACACTACGAGACTAAATCCCAGTTCCATCTGGCAGTACCTCTCTTGTTCCAAGCATTACGACTTTGTGCTAGCCCTTGTCATCGAGTAACTATCA TGAACAATCTGGCTGCAGCATTTGCCCAGCACCCTCTTCAGACCCCGCTGGACGCCATTCCCAACGCGCCTGCCACTTCCGACGCAATAGTCAGTCCCGACATGCCAACAGACCGAGCCGGACTCTTGGAAGCTGCGAAGAACTGGGCTAGCAATGCTTACTCACACTCAAAGGATGTCAAGGGAGAGGACCGAACCGAAGAGTGTGACGAAGCTTGCGCCGTAGCATTAACAAACATGGGTGACATCGCTGCCCTACTGGGAAAGAAGGAGGACGCAAGAAAGCGTTTCCAGTAG